A stretch of Dietzia lutea DNA encodes these proteins:
- the argB gene encoding acetylglutamate kinase, protein MTTAMNDGSTELTPFVRAHVLAEALPWLQKFHDKIVVVKYGGNAMIDDELKKAFAADMVFLRTCGLKPVVVHGGGPQITSLLTRLGMEGEFRGGFRVTTPEVMDVVRMVLFGQVGRELVGLINAHGPYAVGISGEDAGLFTAVRRTAMVDGRPTDIGLVGDVESVDPRAVLDLIEAGRIPVVSTIAPDVDGTVHNINADSAAGALASALEAEKLVVLTDVEGLYTDWPDRSSLVTHLGTRPLERLLPSLESGMVPKMEACLRAVQGGVRAAHVIDGRVEHSVLLEILTEGGIGTMVTEGDHETRTPAGDHA, encoded by the coding sequence ATGACCACAGCGATGAACGACGGGTCCACCGAGCTGACGCCGTTCGTCCGCGCGCACGTCCTCGCCGAAGCGCTGCCGTGGCTTCAGAAGTTCCACGACAAGATCGTCGTGGTGAAGTACGGCGGCAACGCGATGATCGACGACGAGCTCAAGAAGGCCTTCGCCGCCGACATGGTCTTCCTGCGCACCTGCGGCCTCAAGCCCGTCGTGGTCCACGGCGGGGGTCCGCAGATCACGTCGTTGCTCACGCGGCTCGGGATGGAAGGGGAGTTCCGCGGCGGGTTCCGGGTCACCACCCCCGAGGTGATGGACGTGGTGCGGATGGTGCTGTTCGGGCAGGTCGGCCGTGAGCTCGTCGGCCTGATCAACGCGCACGGTCCGTACGCGGTCGGTATCTCCGGCGAGGACGCCGGCCTGTTCACCGCAGTCCGACGTACCGCGATGGTCGATGGTCGGCCCACCGACATCGGACTCGTCGGCGACGTCGAATCCGTCGACCCGCGCGCGGTCCTCGACCTCATCGAGGCCGGGCGGATCCCCGTTGTCTCGACCATCGCCCCCGACGTCGACGGGACCGTCCACAACATCAACGCCGACTCCGCCGCGGGTGCCCTCGCCTCGGCCCTGGAAGCGGAGAAACTCGTCGTCCTCACCGACGTCGAGGGGCTGTACACCGACTGGCCCGACCGTTCCTCGCTGGTGACCCACCTGGGTACCCGGCCCCTCGAGCGCCTGCTCCCGTCACTGGAGAGCGGGATGGTCCCCAAGATGGAGGCCTGCCTGCGCGCCGTGCAGGGCGGTGTGCGCGCCGCCCACGTCATCGACGGCCGTGTCGAGCACTCCGTGCTGCTGGAGATCCTCACCGAGGGCGGCATCGGGACGATGGTGACCGAGGGCGATCACGAGACCCGGACACCGGCAGGAGACCACGCGTGA
- a CDS encoding DNA-3-methyladenine glycosylase, translating into MSPLAGASGADRDDTGGCDTGGERFRALLRESSPDEAARSLLGGILTHDTVSVRVMEVEAYGGPADSAFPDAAAHTWPGRTARNEVMFGDAGHLYVYLSHGLHQCVNITCRPQDEGGGVLLRAARVVGGHETVETRRPGIPAERTARGPGNLGRTLGIDLSMRGTDVLDPSSSIRFRPEPVPDDHIRSGPRVGVSREADRPWRFWLAGAREVSAYRRSPRAPQVTRPVVVGRTDGGQ; encoded by the coding sequence GTGAGTCCTCTGGCGGGCGCGTCCGGGGCCGACCGCGACGACACGGGTGGCTGCGACACGGGTGGCGAGCGGTTCCGGGCGTTGCTGCGCGAGTCGTCCCCGGACGAGGCGGCGCGGTCGCTTCTCGGCGGGATCCTCACGCACGACACGGTCTCGGTGCGCGTCATGGAGGTCGAGGCGTACGGCGGGCCCGCCGACTCGGCGTTCCCGGACGCGGCGGCCCACACGTGGCCGGGCCGAACGGCCCGCAACGAGGTGATGTTCGGCGACGCCGGTCACCTGTACGTGTACCTGAGCCACGGGTTGCACCAGTGCGTGAACATCACCTGCCGCCCTCAGGATGAGGGAGGGGGTGTGCTCCTGCGGGCGGCCCGTGTCGTGGGCGGCCACGAGACCGTGGAGACCCGCCGGCCCGGCATCCCGGCGGAGCGCACCGCCCGCGGTCCCGGCAATCTCGGACGCACGCTCGGCATCGATCTGTCGATGCGGGGCACCGACGTGTTGGATCCCTCGTCGTCGATCAGGTTCAGACCCGAGCCGGTCCCCGACGACCACATCCGCTCCGGTCCGCGCGTGGGGGTCTCCCGCGAGGCGGACCGCCCTTGGCGGTTCTGGCTCGCCGGCGCGCGGGAGGTCTCCGCCTACCGGCGGAGCCCACGCGCGCCGCAGGTCACCCGCCCCGTGGTGGTCGGTCGCACCGATGGGGGACAATGA
- a CDS encoding HAD-IIA family hydrolase yields MSVTTLAEAHDALLVDLDGTLIRGTEPIPGAADALERAGLPVVYVTNNASRSPEDTAAHLRELGFTTRPDEVMTSAQAAVVMLGEHVAPGSRVLVVGHDSFRRLAREGGYDVVLSADDRPDAVLQGLSRELTWADLAEGCLAIRRGVPWIASNVDTTLPTERGLLPGNGSLVAALRAATDREPVVAGKPAAGVLRAAADRVGSTRPLVIGDRLDTDIEGAVAAGMPALMVLTGVHDQTHLLSADPHRRPTHLAPDLSALAEPAGACRIPHAPELGGTVEDGILHLSGVADHLHGLDLARAVIALAWRHDVSQVSAGGDGLRSRLADAGLVVG; encoded by the coding sequence GTGAGCGTCACCACCCTGGCCGAGGCCCACGATGCGCTCCTCGTGGACCTCGACGGCACACTCATCCGCGGAACAGAGCCGATCCCCGGCGCCGCCGACGCACTCGAGCGGGCCGGCCTGCCCGTGGTGTACGTGACCAACAACGCCAGCCGGTCACCTGAGGACACCGCCGCCCACCTCCGTGAGCTCGGGTTCACCACCCGCCCCGACGAGGTCATGACCAGCGCACAGGCCGCGGTGGTCATGCTGGGCGAGCACGTCGCCCCGGGCTCCAGGGTTCTGGTCGTGGGTCACGACAGCTTCCGGCGACTCGCCCGCGAGGGCGGCTATGACGTCGTCCTCTCCGCGGACGACCGGCCCGACGCCGTGCTGCAGGGCCTGTCGCGAGAGCTGACCTGGGCCGACCTCGCCGAGGGCTGCCTCGCGATCCGCCGCGGCGTGCCCTGGATCGCCTCCAACGTCGACACGACTCTGCCGACGGAGCGCGGACTGCTGCCCGGGAACGGATCCCTCGTCGCCGCCCTGCGCGCCGCCACGGACCGCGAGCCCGTCGTCGCCGGAAAGCCCGCCGCAGGGGTGCTGCGTGCCGCCGCGGACCGCGTGGGCTCCACCCGCCCACTGGTGATAGGCGACCGACTCGACACGGACATCGAGGGGGCCGTCGCCGCTGGGATGCCCGCGCTGATGGTCCTCACCGGCGTCCACGACCAGACCCACCTGCTGTCGGCCGATCCGCACCGGCGCCCCACCCATCTCGCGCCCGACCTGTCGGCGCTCGCCGAGCCCGCCGGCGCGTGCCGGATCCCGCATGCCCCCGAGCTCGGCGGCACCGTCGAGGACGGGATCCTGCACCTGTCCGGTGTCGCGGACCATCTGCACGGGTTGGATCTGGCCCGCGCCGTGATCGCACTGGCGTGGCGTCACGACGTGTCGCAGGTGTCCGCGGGCGGAGACGGCCTGCGATCCCGGCTCGCGGATGCGGGACTCGTCGTCGGCTAG
- a CDS encoding acetylornithine transaminase, protein MSEKTTTTLTSRWDTALMRNYGTPPLELVSGRGVTVVGADGREYTDLLGGIAVNSLGHAHPAIVDAVSRQVAELGHVSNLYVHPTVVELAERLESLLAVDEPVRAFFCNSGAEANEAAFKIARRTGRSRILAAENGFHGRTMGALAMTGQPAKREPFEPMPAGVEFYPYGDIDALTALVEKTPGDTAAVILEPLQGEGGVVEPPEGFLADVRALCTEHGALMIVDEVQTGIARTGAMFASRKAGVVPDVITLAKGLGGGLPIGACLGIGAAGELLTAGQHGTTFGGNPVSCAAAVAVLDTIESDDLVAHVDRLGKVVAAEIECLDHSLIDHVRGRGLLLGMVLTAPVAKSVEEAARGAGYLVGATTADVVRLAPPLILTEARAAEFVSALPAILDAASRKESSS, encoded by the coding sequence GTGAGCGAGAAGACCACCACCACCCTCACCTCCAGGTGGGACACCGCCCTGATGCGCAACTACGGCACCCCGCCGCTCGAGCTGGTCTCGGGACGCGGTGTCACCGTCGTCGGTGCCGACGGCCGCGAGTACACCGACCTGCTCGGCGGTATCGCGGTCAACTCGCTCGGTCACGCGCATCCCGCGATCGTCGACGCGGTCAGCCGACAGGTCGCCGAGCTCGGGCACGTGTCGAACCTGTATGTCCACCCGACGGTCGTCGAGCTCGCGGAGCGGCTCGAGTCCCTGCTGGCGGTGGACGAGCCGGTGCGGGCGTTCTTCTGCAACTCGGGTGCCGAGGCCAACGAGGCCGCGTTCAAGATCGCCCGTCGCACCGGTCGTTCGCGGATCCTCGCGGCCGAGAACGGCTTCCACGGTCGGACCATGGGCGCGCTGGCGATGACCGGTCAGCCGGCCAAGCGCGAACCGTTCGAACCGATGCCGGCCGGCGTCGAGTTCTATCCGTACGGTGACATCGACGCCCTCACCGCACTCGTGGAGAAGACCCCCGGTGACACCGCCGCCGTGATCCTCGAGCCCCTGCAGGGCGAGGGAGGCGTCGTCGAACCGCCGGAGGGCTTCCTCGCCGACGTCCGCGCGCTGTGCACGGAGCACGGCGCCCTCATGATCGTCGACGAGGTCCAGACCGGCATCGCCCGCACCGGCGCGATGTTCGCCTCCCGCAAGGCGGGAGTGGTGCCCGACGTGATCACCCTCGCCAAGGGGCTCGGCGGCGGGCTGCCGATCGGGGCGTGCCTCGGGATCGGCGCGGCCGGCGAGTTGCTCACCGCAGGCCAGCATGGGACGACCTTCGGGGGTAACCCGGTCTCGTGCGCGGCCGCGGTCGCCGTGCTCGACACGATCGAGTCCGACGATCTCGTGGCGCACGTCGACCGGCTCGGCAAGGTCGTCGCCGCGGAGATCGAGTGCCTCGACCATTCGCTGATCGACCACGTGCGGGGACGGGGGCTGCTGCTCGGCATGGTGCTCACCGCCCCGGTCGCCAAGTCGGTGGAGGAGGCCGCGCGCGGGGCCGGCTACCTCGTGGGGGCCACGACCGCCGACGTCGTCCGGCTCGCCCCGCCGCTCATCCTCACCGAGGCCCGCGCCGCGGAGTTCGTCTCCGCGTTGCCCGCGATCCTCGACGCCGCGTCCCGGAAGGAGTCCTCGTCATGA
- the argF gene encoding ornithine carbamoyltransferase, with protein sequence MTGTPASSRSVRHFLRDDDLSPAEQAAVLDLALKLKAEPFSVRPLEGPRSVAVIFDKTSTRTRFSFDAGIAQLGGNAIVVESGSTQMGKGETLEDTARVMSRYVEAIVWRTYSQDGLSELAGHSDVPVVNALSDEFHPCQILADLLTIRENFGRTAGLRAVYLGDGANNMGHSYLLGFATAGIHVTIAAPDGYQPSGQVVADAERIAEATGGSVHITTDVDSAVEGADVLITDTWVSMGMEESATDRLRDLADYRLDQEAVERASDDVIVLHCLPAYRGKEISADVIDGPRSRVFDEAENRLHAQKALLVWLLEGA encoded by the coding sequence ATGACCGGTACCCCCGCGTCCTCCCGCTCGGTGCGCCACTTCCTGCGCGACGACGACCTCAGCCCGGCCGAGCAGGCTGCCGTCCTGGACCTCGCGCTGAAGCTCAAGGCGGAGCCGTTCTCCGTGCGCCCGCTGGAGGGCCCCCGCTCCGTCGCCGTGATCTTCGACAAGACGTCGACGCGCACCCGTTTCTCCTTCGACGCCGGGATCGCCCAACTGGGCGGCAACGCGATCGTCGTCGAGTCCGGTTCCACCCAGATGGGCAAGGGCGAGACGCTGGAGGACACCGCGAGGGTGATGTCCCGCTACGTCGAGGCGATCGTGTGGCGGACGTACTCCCAGGACGGCCTCAGCGAACTCGCCGGGCACTCGGACGTCCCCGTCGTCAACGCACTGAGCGACGAGTTCCACCCCTGCCAGATCCTCGCGGACCTCCTCACCATCCGGGAGAACTTCGGCCGCACGGCGGGCCTGCGGGCCGTGTACCTCGGCGACGGGGCCAACAACATGGGGCACTCCTATCTGCTGGGGTTCGCCACGGCCGGCATCCACGTCACCATCGCCGCCCCCGACGGGTACCAGCCCTCCGGTCAGGTGGTGGCCGACGCCGAGCGGATCGCGGAGGCCACCGGCGGATCGGTCCACATCACCACCGACGTCGACTCGGCGGTCGAGGGGGCCGACGTACTCATCACCGACACCTGGGTGTCGATGGGCATGGAGGAGTCCGCGACCGACCGCCTCCGCGACCTGGCCGACTACCGGCTCGACCAGGAGGCGGTGGAGCGGGCCTCCGACGACGTGATCGTCCTGCACTGCCTGCCCGCGTACCGGGGCAAGGAGATCTCCGCCGACGTCATCGACGGGCCCCGGAGCCGGGTGTTCGACGAGGCGGAGAACCGGCTCCACGCCCAGAAGGCACTGCTCGTCTGGCTCCTGGAGGGGGCGTGA
- a CDS encoding TlyA family RNA methyltransferase: MAARRMRLDAELVRRKMCDSRERARDLIDSGRVIVNGVAATKPATQVEPTASIALTASDEPEWASRGAHKLVGALDTFADVTVDGARCLDAGASTGGFTDVLLTRGAARVEAVDVGYGQLVWRLRSDERVGVHDKTNVRSLTPEDIGGEVDLVVSDLSFISLPLVLPALARCARPGGHLLPMVKPQFEVGRDRVGQGGVVRDPELRIDAVTGVAYAAAGLGLEPLGCVASPLPGPSGNVEYFLHLRRSASGAPTDLTDEARHAIRTAVEEGPR; this comes from the coding sequence ATGGCGGCAAGACGCATGCGGCTCGACGCCGAGCTGGTACGCCGCAAGATGTGCGACAGTCGCGAACGGGCGCGGGACCTCATCGACTCCGGACGCGTCATCGTCAACGGGGTGGCCGCCACGAAGCCCGCCACGCAGGTCGAACCCACCGCTTCGATCGCGCTCACCGCCTCCGACGAGCCGGAATGGGCGTCCCGCGGCGCCCACAAGTTGGTCGGCGCCCTCGACACTTTCGCCGACGTCACCGTCGACGGGGCGCGCTGTCTTGACGCCGGGGCCTCCACCGGGGGCTTCACCGACGTCCTGCTGACCCGCGGCGCCGCCCGCGTCGAAGCCGTCGACGTGGGATACGGACAACTGGTCTGGCGACTGCGTAGCGACGAGCGCGTCGGCGTCCACGACAAGACCAACGTCCGGTCCCTGACGCCGGAGGACATCGGCGGCGAGGTCGACCTCGTGGTGTCCGACCTGTCGTTCATCTCCCTGCCGCTCGTGCTGCCCGCGCTCGCTAGGTGCGCACGACCGGGCGGGCACCTCCTCCCGATGGTCAAGCCCCAGTTCGAGGTGGGGCGTGACCGCGTCGGTCAGGGCGGCGTCGTCCGCGACCCCGAGCTGCGGATCGACGCCGTCACCGGTGTCGCGTACGCGGCCGCGGGCCTGGGGCTCGAGCCTCTGGGATGTGTGGCCAGTCCGCTGCCCGGGCCCTCCGGCAACGTCGAGTACTTCCTGCACCTGCGCAGGTCCGCATCGGGAGCGCCGACGGACCTCACCGACGAGGCGCGACACGCGATCCGCACGGCAGTCGAGGAGGGCCCACGATGA
- a CDS encoding arginine repressor has protein sequence MTSVGAVSRTVRHARITEILRRRPVRSQTELAEALAEEGIAVAVATLSRDLDELGAVKLRAADGGAGRYVIPEDGSHVPGIPGGTDRLAKMLGELLVSADHSGNIAVLRTPPGAANFLASAVDRANPDDVVGTIAGDDTIFVMAREPVSGAELADRLSALARRQL, from the coding sequence GTGACCTCGGTCGGCGCCGTGAGTCGGACGGTGCGGCACGCCCGCATCACCGAGATCCTTCGGCGCCGCCCGGTTCGCAGCCAGACCGAGCTCGCCGAGGCGCTGGCCGAGGAGGGCATCGCGGTCGCGGTGGCCACCCTCAGCCGTGACCTGGACGAGCTCGGTGCCGTCAAGCTCCGCGCCGCCGACGGGGGAGCGGGGCGCTACGTCATCCCGGAGGACGGGAGCCACGTCCCCGGCATCCCCGGAGGCACCGACCGACTGGCCAAGATGCTCGGCGAGCTGCTCGTGTCCGCCGATCACAGTGGCAACATCGCGGTCCTGCGAACCCCGCCGGGGGCCGCCAATTTCCTCGCCAGCGCCGTGGACCGCGCCAACCCGGACGACGTCGTCGGCACCATCGCCGGGGATGACACCATATTCGTGATGGCCCGCGAACCCGTCTCCGGAGCAGAGCTCGCGGACCGGCTCTCCGCGCTGGCCCGACGCCAGCTCTGA
- the argH gene encoding argininosuccinate lyase produces MSAEQSDRGRTTGEDRHGTNTGALWGGRFAGGPAEAMAALSKSTHFDWELAPYDIRASKAHARVLHRAGLLTGPDLDAMLDGLDRLAADVDSGAFVPAESDEDVHGALERGLIERVGPEVGGRLRAGRSRNDQVATLFRMWLRDAVRAVAAGVLDVVDALVAQADAHPETVMPGKTHFQAAQPVLLSHQLLAHAQPLLRDLDRIRDLDRRLAVSPYGSGALAGSSLGLDPDAIAAELGFDRAADNSIDATSSRDFAAEASYVLAQIAVDLSRLAEEIIAWSTPEFGYVTLADEWSTGSSIMPQKKNPDVAELMRGKTGRLIGNLTGLLATLKAQPLAYNRDLQEDKEPVFDSVAQLDLLLPAMAGLVGTLEFHPERLAELAPAGYTLATDIAEWMVRQGVPFRVAHEAAGECVRVAEGRGVGLDELDDDELAAVDRALTPEVREVLTVTGSVASRNARGGTAGEAVAEQRRRLGEVREQFAAWVG; encoded by the coding sequence GTGAGTGCCGAGCAGAGCGACCGCGGGCGGACGACCGGGGAAGACAGGCACGGGACCAACACCGGCGCCCTGTGGGGCGGCCGGTTCGCCGGCGGTCCGGCGGAGGCCATGGCCGCGCTGAGCAAGTCCACCCACTTCGACTGGGAGCTGGCCCCGTACGACATCCGGGCGTCCAAGGCGCACGCCCGGGTGCTGCACCGGGCGGGTCTGCTCACCGGGCCGGACCTGGACGCGATGCTCGACGGGCTGGATCGGCTCGCCGCGGACGTCGACTCCGGCGCGTTCGTCCCGGCCGAGTCGGACGAGGACGTCCACGGCGCCCTTGAACGCGGGCTGATCGAACGGGTCGGTCCCGAGGTCGGTGGACGGCTGCGCGCCGGCCGCTCGCGCAACGACCAGGTCGCCACGCTCTTCCGGATGTGGCTCCGCGACGCGGTCCGCGCGGTGGCGGCGGGCGTGCTCGACGTGGTCGACGCGCTCGTCGCGCAGGCCGACGCCCACCCCGAGACGGTCATGCCGGGCAAGACCCACTTCCAGGCCGCCCAGCCGGTGCTGCTCTCGCATCAGCTGCTCGCGCACGCGCAGCCGCTGCTGCGCGATCTCGATCGGATCCGGGACCTCGACCGCCGGCTGGCGGTGTCGCCGTACGGGTCGGGCGCACTGGCCGGGTCCTCGCTCGGGCTGGATCCGGACGCGATCGCCGCGGAGCTCGGCTTCGACCGCGCGGCGGACAACTCGATCGACGCCACGAGTTCGAGGGACTTCGCGGCCGAGGCGTCCTACGTCCTCGCGCAGATCGCGGTCGATCTCTCCCGCCTGGCGGAGGAGATCATCGCCTGGTCCACGCCTGAGTTCGGGTACGTCACGCTCGCCGACGAGTGGTCGACGGGCAGCTCGATCATGCCGCAGAAGAAGAACCCGGACGTCGCCGAGCTGATGCGCGGCAAGACCGGGCGGCTCATCGGCAACCTCACCGGGCTGCTGGCGACCCTCAAGGCGCAGCCGTTGGCGTACAACCGGGACCTGCAGGAGGACAAGGAGCCGGTCTTCGACTCCGTCGCACAGCTGGACCTGCTCCTGCCGGCCATGGCGGGGCTTGTCGGCACGCTCGAATTCCACCCCGAGCGGCTCGCCGAGCTCGCGCCGGCCGGGTACACGCTGGCGACGGACATCGCCGAGTGGATGGTCCGCCAGGGGGTCCCGTTCCGGGTCGCCCACGAGGCCGCCGGTGAGTGCGTGCGGGTGGCCGAGGGCCGCGGCGTGGGACTGGACGAGTTGGACGACGACGAGTTGGCGGCCGTGGACCGCGCGCTCACGCCCGAGGTCCGAGAGGTCCTCACGGTGACCGGCTCGGTCGCGTCGAGGAACGCCCGTGGCGGGACCGCGGGGGAGGCAGTGGCGGAGCAACGCCGGCGGTTGGGCGAGGTCCGTGAGCAGTTCGCCGCGTGGGTAGGGTGA
- a CDS encoding Trm112 family protein, producing the protein MSVIDARLLEILACPEDKGPLLLVDGETLYNPRLRRAYRIDDGIPVLLVDESRQVDDAEHADLVARSGGTPAE; encoded by the coding sequence ATGTCCGTCATCGACGCACGTCTGCTCGAGATCCTCGCCTGTCCCGAGGACAAGGGCCCCCTCCTCCTGGTCGACGGGGAGACGCTGTACAACCCGCGTCTGCGCCGGGCCTACCGGATCGACGACGGCATCCCCGTCCTGCTGGTAGACGAGTCCCGGCAGGTCGACGACGCCGAGCACGCGGACCTCGTCGCCCGGTCGGGCGGCACGCCCGCGGAGTGA
- a CDS encoding argininosuccinate synthase, translating to MSDRVVLAYSGGLDTSVAISWIGKETGAEVVAVAIDLGQGGEDMDVVRQRALDCGAVESIVVDARDEFAEEYCAPTIKANGLYMRQYPLVSAISRPLIVKHLVTAAKMHGGTSVAHGCTGKGNDQVRFEVGFGALAPDLDVIAPVRDYAWTREKAIEFAEKNEIPINVTKKSPFSIDQNVWGRAVETGFLEDLWNAPTKDVYDYTEDPTINFAAPDEVTVTFSEGVPVAIDGRKVTVLEAIEELNRRGGAQGVGRLDMVEDRLVGIKSREVYEAPGAMILITAHKALEDVTLERELARYKSGVSDEWSNAVYDGLWFSPLKYALDAFIDNTQQHVSGDIRMVLHGGSITVNGRRSDSSLYDFNLATYDEGDSFDQSYAKGFVNLHGLSSKIAAKRDLGL from the coding sequence ATGTCCGATCGCGTCGTCCTCGCCTACTCCGGCGGACTCGACACCTCCGTCGCCATCAGCTGGATCGGCAAGGAGACCGGTGCCGAGGTCGTCGCCGTCGCCATCGACCTCGGCCAGGGTGGCGAGGACATGGACGTCGTGCGCCAGCGCGCACTGGACTGCGGCGCCGTCGAGTCGATCGTCGTGGACGCCCGCGACGAGTTCGCCGAGGAATACTGCGCCCCCACCATCAAGGCCAACGGTCTCTACATGCGGCAGTACCCGCTGGTGTCGGCGATCTCCCGCCCGCTCATCGTCAAGCACCTCGTCACCGCGGCGAAGATGCACGGCGGCACCTCCGTGGCGCACGGCTGCACCGGCAAGGGCAACGACCAGGTCCGCTTCGAGGTCGGCTTCGGCGCGCTGGCGCCGGACCTCGACGTGATCGCGCCGGTCCGCGACTACGCGTGGACCCGAGAGAAGGCGATCGAGTTCGCCGAGAAGAACGAGATCCCGATCAACGTCACCAAGAAGTCGCCGTTCTCGATCGACCAGAACGTGTGGGGTCGTGCCGTGGAGACCGGCTTCCTCGAGGACCTGTGGAACGCCCCCACCAAGGACGTCTACGACTACACCGAGGACCCGACCATCAACTTCGCGGCCCCCGACGAGGTCACCGTGACCTTCTCCGAGGGCGTGCCGGTCGCCATCGACGGCCGCAAGGTCACCGTGCTCGAGGCGATCGAGGAGCTCAATCGTCGTGGCGGCGCGCAGGGGGTGGGCCGTCTCGACATGGTCGAGGACCGGCTGGTGGGCATCAAGAGCCGTGAGGTGTACGAGGCGCCGGGCGCGATGATCCTCATCACCGCCCACAAGGCCCTCGAGGACGTCACCCTCGAGCGTGAGCTCGCCCGCTACAAGTCCGGCGTCTCGGACGAGTGGTCGAACGCGGTGTACGACGGCCTGTGGTTCTCGCCCCTGAAGTACGCGCTGGACGCCTTCATCGACAACACCCAGCAGCACGTGTCGGGCGATATCCGGATGGTCTTGCACGGCGGTTCGATCACCGTCAACGGCCGCCGGTCCGACTCCTCGCTGTACGACTTCAACCTCGCGACCTACGACGAGGGCGACTCGTTCGACCAGAGCTACGCGAAGGGCTTCGTCAACCTGCACGGCCTGAGCTCCAAGATCGCCGCCAAGCGGGACCTCGGCCTGTGA
- the tyrS gene encoding tyrosine--tRNA ligase produces the protein MTNNILDELQWRGLIAQSTDLDALRTHLDAGTVSLYCGFDPTGPSLHAGHLIPLLTLRRFQLAGHRPIVLAGGATGMIGDPREVGERVMNTSDTVAEWTERIAGQLELFVDLTEGPTGARVVNNMQWTGHMTVIEFLRDVGKHFSLNTMLGRDTVKRRLEGEGISFTEFSYMLLQANDFLQLRRNMGCTLQLGGSDQWGNIVGGVDLNRRVDGETVHAMTVPLVTSADGKKFGKSTGGGSLWLDPSMTSPYTWYQYFLNTADADVVRYLRWFSFLGREEIDELEASTRDKPHLRAAQKRLAEEMTTLVHGVAATESVQAAAQALFGRGELDGLDEATLAAALEDAGAVELAPGSPTSIVDLLVASGLSESKGAARRAVGEGGAYVNNERVSDPEWTPSSGDLLHGGWLVLRRGKKNFAGVRIS, from the coding sequence GTGACCAACAACATCCTCGATGAACTGCAGTGGCGTGGGCTGATCGCCCAGTCGACCGACCTGGACGCGCTGCGCACCCACCTCGACGCGGGGACGGTCTCGCTCTACTGCGGGTTCGACCCGACCGGTCCGAGCCTGCACGCCGGGCACCTCATCCCGTTGCTGACCCTGCGCCGATTCCAGCTGGCCGGGCACCGGCCCATCGTCCTCGCCGGGGGCGCCACCGGGATGATCGGCGACCCCCGCGAGGTGGGGGAGCGGGTCATGAACACCTCCGACACCGTCGCGGAGTGGACCGAGCGGATCGCCGGTCAGTTGGAGCTGTTCGTCGACCTCACCGAGGGACCCACCGGGGCGCGGGTCGTGAACAACATGCAGTGGACCGGGCACATGACGGTGATCGAGTTCCTGCGCGACGTCGGCAAGCACTTCTCGCTCAACACGATGCTCGGGCGCGACACCGTCAAGCGTCGCCTCGAGGGCGAGGGCATCTCGTTCACCGAGTTCTCCTACATGCTGCTCCAGGCGAACGACTTCCTGCAGCTGCGCCGCAACATGGGGTGCACGCTGCAGCTGGGTGGGTCCGACCAGTGGGGGAACATCGTCGGCGGTGTCGACCTCAACCGGCGGGTGGACGGCGAGACGGTCCACGCCATGACGGTCCCCCTCGTGACCTCCGCCGACGGCAAGAAGTTCGGCAAGTCCACCGGAGGTGGCAGCCTGTGGCTGGACCCGTCCATGACGAGCCCGTACACCTGGTACCAGTACTTCCTCAACACCGCCGATGCCGACGTCGTGCGTTACCTGCGGTGGTTCTCCTTCCTCGGTCGTGAGGAGATCGACGAGCTCGAGGCGTCGACCCGTGACAAGCCTCACCTGCGTGCGGCACAGAAGAGACTCGCCGAGGAGATGACGACGCTCGTGCACGGCGTGGCCGCGACGGAATCCGTCCAGGCCGCCGCGCAGGCCCTGTTCGGCCGCGGCGAGCTCGACGGACTCGACGAGGCGACCCTCGCGGCGGCGCTCGAGGACGCCGGCGCGGTGGAGCTAGCCCCGGGCAGCCCGACGTCCATCGTCGATCTACTCGTCGCCTCCGGGTTGAGCGAGAGCAAGGGTGCCGCCCGGCGTGCGGTCGGTGAGGGTGGCGCGTACGTCAACAACGAGCGGGTCTCGGATCCTGAATGGACGCCGTCTTCCGGTGATCTCCTCCATGGCGGATGGCTGGTCCTGCGGCGTGGCAAGAAGAACTTCGCGGGCGTCCGCATCAGCTGA